From the Deinococcus aetherius genome, the window GGACTCGCCCTGATCCTCTCGACCACCCGCCTCGGGCTGATCCTGCGCTCGACCGGCGAGAACCCGGCGGCGGTGGACGCGCTGGGAATCAGCGTCCCGCGGGTGCGTTTCCTGGCCGTACTGATCGGCGGCGCCCTCAGCGGGCTGGGCGGGGCCTTCCTCGGCCTCGCGTACCGGCCCTCGTGGATGGACAACATCACGGGTGGGCTGGGGTGGCTGGCCGTCGCACTCGTCATCTTCGTGGCGTGGAGCCCGGTGCGAGCGGCGCTCGGGGCCCTGTTCTTCGGGGTGCTGTACTACCTGCAATTCAGCCTTCAGGGCCGGACCGTCTTTCCCACCGAACTGCTCTCGGCCATGCCGTTCGTGCTCGTGCTCGTCGCCCTGGGGGTGGCGGGGGCGCGGCGGGCGGCGGGTCATGCCCCAGCGGCCCTCGGAAGGCCGTACCTGCGCGGCGAACGTTGACCCTCCCCGACCTTCCCCGTTCCCGGTAAGGAGAACCATGAACAAAGCGGCAGCCTCCCTTTCCCTGCTCGGCCTCCTCAGCCTCGCCCTCACGGCCGGTGCGCCCGGCGCCCAGGCCCAGGGGAACAAGCTCCGGGCCTGCTTCGTCTACATCGGCCCGGCCAATGACGGCGGCTGGACCTACGCGCACGACCAGGCGCGCAAGGCGGCCGAAAAGGCGCTGCCCTGGCTGGAGACCCGCTTCGTCGAGTCCGTGCCCGAGGGGCAGGCGACGCCGGTGCTCGACCGCCTGGCGCGGAGTGGGTGCCAGGTCATTTTCACGACCTCCTTCGGCTACATGGACCAGACGGCGGAGGCGGCCAAGAAGTACCCGAACGTGATCTTCGCGCACGCGGCGGGCTACAAGCGGGGGTCGAACCTCGCCACCTACATGGCGGACTTCTACCAGGTGTATTACCTCAACGGCCTGATGGCAGGTGCGCTGAGCAAGAGCGGCAACATCGGCTACGTGGGCACCTTCCCGATTCCCGAACTCAAGCGGCACATCAGCGCCTTCGCGCTCGGCGTGCGGGCAGTCAATCCCAAGGCCAAAGTCAACGTGAAGTGGATCAGCGCCTGGCTCGAGCCGACCAAGGCCCGCGAGTCCGCCGAGGCCCTGATCAACGAGGGGAACGACGTGCTCGCCTTCACCGAGGACACGCCCACCATCGTGCAGACGGCGGCGGCGCGCAATATCCCCGTGTTCGGGCACTACAACGACATGTTCCGCTTCGGGCCGAACAGCGTCGTGTCGGGCCAAATCGTCCACTGGGACAAGATCTACATCGACTTCCTGACCAAGGTCCACAACGGCACGTACACGAACAAG encodes:
- a CDS encoding ABC transporter permease codes for the protein MDEVVNALLRALSFGTPILLACLGAIVNERAGVSNLGVEGMMAVGALAAFATANSTGNPWLAVLAAVAGAAALALVHAVATIPLRANQFVSGLALTLLGIGLAGLLGKPYEGSPLPVRVPEWPFIVLAAVLTVGLALILSTTRLGLILRSTGENPAAVDALGISVPRVRFLAVLIGGALSGLGGAFLGLAYRPSWMDNITGGLGWLAVALVIFVAWSPVRAALGALFFGVLYYLQFSLQGRTVFPTELLSAMPFVLVLVALGVAGARRAAGHAPAALGRPYLRGER
- a CDS encoding BMP family ABC transporter substrate-binding protein; this translates as MNKAAASLSLLGLLSLALTAGAPGAQAQGNKLRACFVYIGPANDGGWTYAHDQARKAAEKALPWLETRFVESVPEGQATPVLDRLARSGCQVIFTTSFGYMDQTAEAAKKYPNVIFAHAAGYKRGSNLATYMADFYQVYYLNGLMAGALSKSGNIGYVGTFPIPELKRHISAFALGVRAVNPKAKVNVKWISAWLEPTKARESAEALINEGNDVLAFTEDTPTIVQTAAARNIPVFGHYNDMFRFGPNSVVSGQIVHWDKIYIDFLTKVHNGTYTNKNLQNVDYWWLLNKGAVEVAAQPGVVINPKFAAQLKAARMTVNGKPVSVYDRVMALNADMKSARPKFDPYTGPIKDRNGILRVAAGKVASVADLNSMSWMAPGVTGAVADEPKK